The following proteins are co-located in the Cryptococcus neoformans var. grubii H99 chromosome 1, complete sequence genome:
- a CDS encoding acetolactate synthase, mitochondrial, with amino-acid sequence MLTRQARLLRRIPPPNAVLQSGLQRRHRSTDRYSNNIHTSSTQNAPAPVYDTPIREKGMTLEAKERVRAHVRKIQSSASTAAASPAVRPQPAQHFQAAPQPMPTNMPRFESDSQVKNGLDYSFIGLSGGQIFQEMMLRHDVKQVFGYPGGAILPVFDAIYNSPHFEFVLPRHEQGAGHMAEGYARVSGKPGVVLVTSGPGATNVITPMQDALSDGVPMVVFCGQVATNLIGSDAFQEADVVGISRSCTKWNVMVKDIAELPRRINEAFKIATTGRPGPVLVDLPKDVTAAILRTPIPAKSVQPGHSPYLPSNPLNPSSQPSDPLPGDADLITEAAQMINKAKRPIIFAGNGVLSSPEGPKLLKELSDKGRIPVTTTLQGLGAFDERDEKSLHMIGMHGSAYANFAMQEADVLIALGVRFDDRVTGKVDTFAPAAKAAAAEGRGGIIHFEIQPKNINKIVEAQIPVLGDVVASLGELVPQIEAVDRSAWIGRCKATKERYPFTYTPSQEGQKLKPQEVVQELDRQAEALGKEKFVISTGVGQHQMWACQYYRWTEPRSWVSSGGLGTMGFGLPSAIGAKVAAPEKYVIDIDGDASFSMTAMELATASQYDIGVKVLLFNNEFQGMVEQWQDLFYENRYSHTRMTNPDFVKLSESMGAKGLRCTKLEDLPRMMKEFLEYDGKRPIVLECLVSSEHVYPMIPAGKALHEQLLHPLLRNGSE; translated from the exons AAGACACAGGTCCACTGACCGTTATTCCAACAACATCCACACATCTTCCACCCAAAATGCCCCAGCCCCCGTGTATGATACTCCCATCCGCGAGAAAGGTATGACCCTCGAGGCCAAGGAGCGTGTCCGGGCCCATGTGAGGAAAATCCAAAGCAGCGCTtctactgctgctgcaagTCCTGCTGTTAGGCCTCAACCTGCCCAACACTTTCAGGCTGCGCCTCAGCCCATGCCCACTAATATGCCTCGTTTTGAAAGCGACAGCCAGGTAAAGAACGGGCTGGACTACTC ATTTATCGGTCTCTCCGGTGGCCAGATCTTCCAAGAGATGATGCTCCGTCACGACGTAAAGCAGGTCTTTGGTTATCCGGGAGGCGCCATTCTTCCTGTCTTTGACGCCATCTATAACTCCCCTCACTTCGAGTTCGTTCTTCCAAGACACGAGCAGGGTGCTGGCCACATGGCAGAAGGCTACGCTCGCGTTTCTGGCAAACCAGGTGTTGTCCTTGTCACTTCTGGCCCTGGCGCTACCAACGTCATTACCCCCATGCAAGATGCCTTGAGTGACGGTGTGCCTATGGTTGTTTTCTGTGGTCAGGTCGCCACGAACCTGATTGGTTCCGATGCTTTCCAAGAAGCCGATGTCGTCGGTATTTCTAGAAGTTGCACGAAGTGGAACGTCATGGTCAAAGACATCGCTGAGCTCCCGAGAAGAATCAACGAAGCTTTCAAGATTGCCACCACCGGTCGTCCTGGCCCAGTCCTAgttgatcttcccaaggaTGTCACCGCTGCTATTCTCCGTACACCAATCCCCGCTAAATCTGTTCAACCTGGTCACTCTCCTTATCTTCCGTCTAACCCTCTCAACCCGTCGTCTCAACCGTCCGACCCCCTTCCAGGCGATGCCGACTTGATTACAGAGGCCGCTCAAATGATCAACAAGGCTAAGAGACCCATTATCTTCGCCGGTAACGGTGTCCTTTCGTCTCCTGAAGGCCCTAAACTTCTGAAGGAGCTCTCTGACAAGGGGAGAATTCCTGTGACCACCACTCTTCAGGGTCTGGGAGCCTTCGACGAGAGAGACGAGAAGAGTTTACACATGATCGGCATGCATGGGTCCGCATACGCCAACTTTGCGATGCAAGAGGCGGATGTGCTGATTGCCTTGGGagtgagatttgatgatCGTGTGACCGGCAAGGTTGACA CCTTCGCACCCGCTGCCAAagcagctgctgctgagggCCGAGGCGGTATCATTCACTTCGAAATCCAACCCAAAAACATCAACAAGATTGTTGAGGCCCAGATTCCTGTGCTCGGCGATGTCGTTGCCTCTCTCGGAGAGCTTGTCCCTCAAATTGAAGCTGTCGACCGATCTGCCTGGATTGGCCGATGCAAGGCTACCAAGGAGAGGTACCCCTTCACGTATACCCCTAGCCAGGAGGGCCAGAAGTTGAAGCCCCAAGAGGTTGTTCAGGAGCTCGACCGACAGGCTGAAGCTCTCGGCA AGGAGAAATTTGTTATCTCGACTGGTGTTGGCCAACATCAAATGTGGGCCTGTCAGTACTACCGATGGACTGAGCCTCGTTCGTGGGTCTCTTCCGGTGGCCTTGGTACTATGGGCTTCGGTCTTCCCTCAGCTATCGGCGCCAAGGTTGCCGCTCCTGAAAAGTATGTGATTGACATCGACGGTGATGCGAGCTTTTCCATGACTGCCATGGAGCTGGCTACTGCAAGCCAGTACGACATCGGCGTCAAGGTATTGTTGTTCAATAATGAATTCCAAGGGATGGTCGAGCAATGGCAAG ATCTTTTCTACGAAAACCGATACTCTCATACCCGAATGACCAACCCCGACTTTGTCAAGCTCTCAGAGTCTATGGGAGCCAAAGGACTCAGGTGCACAAAACTTGAAGATCTGCCTCGAATGATGAAGGAGTTTTTGGAATACGATGGCAAGAGGCCCATCGTACTTGAATGTCTCGTTTCCAGCGAACACGTATATCCTATGATTCCCGCAGGCAAAGCCTTACATGAGCAGCTT CTCCACCCTCTCCTTCGGAACGGCTCTGAGTAA